A part of Rattus rattus isolate New Zealand chromosome 6, Rrattus_CSIRO_v1, whole genome shotgun sequence genomic DNA contains:
- the LOC116902760 gene encoding macrophage migration inhibitory factor-like: MPMFIMNTNVPRASVPEGLLSELTLQLVQATGKPAQYIAVHVVPDQLMTFSNTNDPCTLCSLHSIGKIGGTQNHNYSQLLCGLLSDRLHISPDRVYINYYDMNAANVGWNGSTFA; the protein is encoded by the coding sequence ATGCCAATGTTCATCATGAACACCAATGTTCCCCGCGCCTCAGTGCCAGAGGGATTGCTCTCCGAGCTCACCCTGCAGCTGGTGCAGGCCACTGGCAAGCCGGCACAGTACATCGCAGTGCACGTGGTCCCGGACCAGCTCATGACTTTTAGCAACACGAACGACCCCTGCACCCTCTGCAGCCTGCACAGCATCGGCAAGATCGGTGGCACCCAGAACCACAACTACAGCCAGCTACTGTGCGGCCTGCTGTCCGATCGCCTGCACATCAGCCCTGACCGGGTCTACATCAACTATTACGACATGAACGCAGCTAACGTGGGCTGGAACGGTTCCACCTTTGCTTGA